In Alteromonas naphthalenivorans, one DNA window encodes the following:
- a CDS encoding four-helix bundle copper-binding protein: MLPEEYRECVDACNRCADACDHCSTACLEEDNIAEMAECIRLDMDCAALCRFAAAAMARGSKFAPQICKLCAEICDACAKECGKHEAPHCQACAKACSECAESCRAMAA, translated from the coding sequence ATGTTACCTGAGGAATACCGCGAATGTGTTGATGCTTGTAATCGCTGTGCAGATGCTTGCGACCACTGCTCTACTGCCTGTTTGGAAGAAGACAATATAGCCGAAATGGCGGAGTGTATACGTTTAGATATGGACTGTGCTGCCCTATGCCGATTCGCTGCCGCTGCAATGGCGCGTGGCAGTAAGTTCGCCCCACAAATATGTAAGCTCTGCGCAGAAATATGCGATGCGTGTGCGAAAGAATGTGGTAAACATGAAGCACCACATTGCCAAGCTTGCGCTAAAGCGTGTAGCGAATGTGCTGAAAGCTGCCGTGCAATGGCTGCCTAA
- a CDS encoding glycosyltransferase family 2 protein — translation MNQHSSISVIITVKSRIEAFTAFVNRLEKAELPPRELIVVWMGRPSEHSLYKSEVFNIVHRFDNCEELDIAGARNRGLAAATSSLCLFMNVESIFSPQLFKCLQNSWSQSRVITSKISCVSEDISLTDYSDLIEHTNNNPETKENGSDCAFSIRQNSTLFCIGTDDLKRIGGFDEGYRGYGLNDEDFFQTCINANLDIERIDLITFIKERENYRCPVNHLIDFVSNAGRYKQKWGEYPCPEILQDFADKGYINQSFQKEELHILRLPTQEEQYFK, via the coding sequence ATGAATCAACATTCTTCAATTAGTGTCATCATCACAGTGAAATCCCGCATAGAGGCATTTACCGCATTCGTAAATCGACTTGAAAAGGCGGAGCTACCACCCCGCGAATTAATCGTGGTCTGGATGGGAAGGCCTTCAGAACACTCGCTTTACAAAAGTGAGGTATTTAACATTGTTCATCGGTTTGATAACTGTGAAGAATTAGATATTGCGGGGGCGCGAAATAGAGGGTTAGCAGCAGCTACATCTTCTCTGTGTTTGTTTATGAACGTTGAGAGCATATTTTCACCTCAGCTATTTAAGTGCTTGCAAAACTCATGGTCTCAATCTCGTGTTATAACCAGCAAAATATCATGTGTTTCAGAAGATATAAGCCTTACCGATTATTCCGATTTAATTGAGCACACTAACAATAATCCCGAAACAAAGGAGAATGGCTCTGACTGCGCTTTTAGTATTCGACAAAATAGTACACTTTTTTGCATTGGAACCGACGATTTAAAGCGTATTGGCGGTTTCGATGAGGGATATCGAGGATATGGCCTGAATGATGAAGACTTCTTTCAAACATGTATAAATGCGAATCTTGATATTGAACGTATAGATCTGATCACCTTTATTAAAGAGCGCGAAAATTATCGATGCCCCGTAAATCATCTAATCGACTTTGTTTCTAATGCAGGGCGCTATAAACAAAAGTGGGGTGAATACCCATGCCCAGAAATATTGCAGGACTTTGCGGATAAGGGCTACATCAACCAGAGCTTCCAGAAAGAAGAACTTCATATTCTTCGTTTACCGACCCAAGAGGAGCAGTACTTTAAATAG
- a CDS encoding alpha-amylase family glycosyl hydrolase — protein MPQHNPPPMGLSKLDKGYKVCVWAPHAASVSIHGEFDDWSDDGLALSKEDGGVWAANVPELKNNQQYQFLITTESGDVLKRNDPRARLLTNSVGASIVYDDDYHWPDAPFSMPDKKSLVIYELHIGTFNCKERDENGTPNKPGTFDSAIEKLDYLAELGINCIELMPVNEFAGDFSWGYNPAYPFAVEEAYGGPNGLKDFVREAHARGIAVVLDVVYNHFGPSDLHLWQFDGWSENNKGGIYFYNDWRSDTPWGDTRPDYGRPEVRQYIFDNAMMWLDEYRLDGLRMDMIPYMRSVSGSETPEDSIEEAYDLIRWINSEIQQRHPEKIVVAEDLHGNDFVTNSTEDGGLGYTAQWDAHFVHPIRDVLTQPDDENRDIVTVQEALTQQYSEDPFRRVIYVESHDEVANGSARLAEEIAPGNVDKDYFARQRSVIAAALTLTAPGIPMLFQGQELLEDLWFDDMDPLDWSREQNFPQLHKAYKALIALRKGSPSLHSNEVTVTHFDKDNGVLAYIRGDNGDDDTNQAGNDKVMIVINFKNQAHDSYEIPNLNKGQWRCIFNWYGGYHEPSDFSFLDDTAGEEHNDHEKDDDHEENSDREGNSNATLYLEAYQVLIFQLNH, from the coding sequence ATGCCACAGCATAATCCCCCTCCTATGGGTTTAAGCAAGTTAGATAAAGGCTACAAAGTTTGTGTTTGGGCGCCGCATGCGGCTAGCGTATCCATACATGGAGAATTTGACGACTGGAGTGACGACGGACTTGCGCTATCTAAAGAAGACGGTGGGGTATGGGCTGCAAACGTACCAGAGCTAAAAAACAATCAGCAATACCAATTTCTTATTACTACCGAATCTGGCGACGTATTAAAGCGCAACGATCCTAGGGCTCGATTGCTTACCAACAGTGTCGGAGCCTCAATTGTTTATGATGATGACTATCATTGGCCTGATGCTCCCTTCTCTATGCCCGACAAAAAGTCGCTGGTTATTTATGAACTGCACATAGGCACATTTAACTGCAAAGAAAGAGACGAAAATGGAACGCCGAATAAGCCTGGCACATTTGATAGTGCTATCGAAAAATTAGATTACCTTGCAGAACTCGGTATTAACTGTATTGAATTGATGCCCGTTAATGAATTTGCAGGTGACTTCAGCTGGGGTTACAACCCTGCCTACCCGTTTGCGGTTGAAGAAGCTTACGGTGGACCAAATGGCTTGAAAGACTTTGTTCGCGAAGCTCATGCACGAGGTATCGCCGTAGTATTAGATGTGGTTTACAACCACTTTGGACCAAGTGATCTTCACCTTTGGCAATTCGATGGCTGGTCTGAAAACAATAAAGGCGGTATTTACTTTTACAATGACTGGCGTAGTGACACCCCGTGGGGCGATACAAGACCAGATTATGGCCGACCAGAAGTGCGCCAATACATTTTTGATAATGCAATGATGTGGCTAGATGAATACAGACTAGATGGCTTGCGTATGGACATGATCCCCTATATGCGTTCTGTATCTGGTTCAGAAACCCCAGAAGACTCCATTGAAGAGGCTTATGATTTAATTCGCTGGATAAACAGCGAAATACAGCAACGTCACCCAGAAAAAATTGTCGTTGCCGAAGACCTTCACGGAAATGACTTCGTCACCAATTCCACAGAAGACGGTGGGCTTGGCTACACGGCACAATGGGATGCACACTTTGTCCATCCAATACGTGATGTTTTAACCCAGCCAGACGACGAGAATAGAGATATTGTTACCGTCCAAGAAGCACTTACGCAGCAATACTCCGAAGACCCTTTTCGCCGCGTGATTTACGTGGAATCCCATGATGAAGTGGCAAACGGCAGCGCACGTTTAGCAGAAGAAATAGCACCTGGTAACGTGGACAAAGACTACTTCGCTCGTCAACGTTCTGTAATAGCTGCAGCACTTACCCTCACAGCGCCCGGTATACCCATGTTATTCCAAGGCCAAGAGTTGCTAGAAGATCTCTGGTTTGATGATATGGACCCTCTAGATTGGTCGAGAGAACAGAATTTTCCGCAGTTACACAAAGCTTACAAAGCCTTAATCGCGTTACGCAAGGGTAGCCCAAGCTTACATAGTAATGAAGTAACAGTGACGCACTTCGATAAAGACAATGGGGTACTGGCCTACATCCGAGGCGATAACGGCGATGATGATACAAACCAAGCCGGAAACGACAAGGTAATGATTGTCATAAACTTTAAGAATCAAGCACACGATAGTTACGAAATACCCAACCTAAACAAAGGTCAATGGCGTTGTATTTTTAATTGGTACGGGGGTTATCACGAGCCAAGCGACTTTTCGTTTTTAGATGATACCGCTGGTGAAGAACATAATGATCATGAAAAAGATGATGATCATGAGGAAAATAGTGATCGTGAAGGAAATAGTAACGCCACGCTTTACCTGGAAGCCTATCAGGTCTTAATTTTTCAGCTTAATCATTAA
- a CDS encoding LysE family translocator: METSLLFALATFAFVSTVTPGPNNLMLLASGAQYGYKKSLPHMFGIVVGVAGLMISTLMGVGALFTLFPALYTVLKVLGIAYLLWLAVKIATAPTDEIEIKKTTRQGPLKWWEGALFQLINPKAWMMALASVGTFSVPGEHYAESGLAIVMAFALIGFPCISIWVAVGAKIKIWLSSPMRRKRFNFTMAAATAATLFLII, encoded by the coding sequence ATGGAAACTTCGTTACTTTTTGCACTCGCTACCTTTGCTTTTGTTAGTACAGTAACGCCCGGGCCTAATAACTTAATGCTATTGGCATCTGGGGCGCAGTATGGTTATAAAAAATCGCTTCCACATATGTTTGGTATTGTTGTGGGCGTTGCAGGCTTAATGATAAGTACGCTGATGGGCGTGGGCGCACTTTTCACATTATTTCCCGCCTTGTATACCGTACTAAAAGTACTAGGCATAGCGTATTTGTTGTGGCTGGCCGTTAAAATTGCCACTGCCCCAACTGATGAAATTGAAATCAAGAAAACCACCCGCCAAGGACCACTAAAATGGTGGGAGGGCGCACTGTTTCAATTAATTAATCCTAAAGCGTGGATGATGGCATTGGCTAGCGTAGGCACATTTTCGGTTCCCGGTGAACACTACGCAGAATCGGGGCTTGCTATTGTTATGGCTTTTGCGCTTATTGGATTTCCGTGTATTTCTATTTGGGTCGCAGTTGGTGCAAAAATAAAAATTTGGCTTAGCTCGCCCATGCGCAGAAAGCGCTTCAACTTCACCATGGCAGCCGCCACGGCTGCTACATTGTTTTTGATTATTTAA
- a CDS encoding cation:proton antiporter: MNQLNLALITIGAVVLTLGMLTRVINRSYLSMPLLAFIVGVVLGPIGTSILTPDLWGDSNKLLEECARVTIGISLMAIALRIPRNYLFDHKKSFFLLLGAGMPAMFFLSSLMAHWILGVPLLIALLIGAAICPTDPVVASSIVTGGLARKHLPDRFRYGLSTESAINDGLAYPLVLLPILLLTPAEHSPWLTWGLRVVLWEIGGAIVLGALLGWIVGKSLLLAEHKKTLDHSAFLATTLALTLLTLGVAKFLSTDSVLAVFVAGMVFSQLVGGSDRAKEDKVQETVNLFFTLPIFIFLGLMLPIDSWFELGWDGVWFALAILLVRRIPVIIALSTFLPIWNNWKLALLAGHFGPIGISALFYGMVILDKSGHDIAWTAGSLVITASLIVHGVTAAPLAKLWAVKKEDKE; this comes from the coding sequence TTGAACCAGTTAAATCTTGCCTTAATAACTATTGGCGCGGTTGTCTTAACGTTAGGCATGCTTACGCGAGTGATAAATCGTTCTTACCTTTCCATGCCACTTCTCGCGTTTATTGTAGGTGTTGTCCTCGGCCCAATAGGCACTAGCATACTAACCCCTGATTTATGGGGCGATAGTAATAAACTCCTTGAAGAATGCGCTCGCGTTACAATCGGCATCAGTCTAATGGCAATAGCGCTGCGGATTCCTAGAAACTACTTATTCGACCATAAAAAATCGTTCTTTCTGTTGCTAGGTGCAGGAATGCCTGCAATGTTTTTTCTCAGCAGCTTAATGGCACACTGGATATTAGGGGTACCTCTACTTATTGCGCTTCTAATTGGCGCGGCTATCTGCCCTACCGATCCCGTGGTCGCAAGTTCAATCGTTACCGGCGGATTAGCGCGAAAACACCTGCCAGATCGATTCCGCTATGGCCTGTCTACTGAATCAGCCATAAATGACGGTTTGGCTTACCCCCTAGTGCTATTACCAATTCTGTTGTTGACGCCAGCAGAACATAGCCCTTGGCTAACTTGGGGGCTGCGAGTAGTGTTGTGGGAGATTGGTGGCGCTATTGTACTAGGGGCGTTATTAGGCTGGATTGTCGGCAAGTCGCTGTTATTAGCTGAACACAAAAAAACCCTCGACCATTCAGCTTTTTTGGCTACCACCTTGGCATTGACGCTGCTGACATTAGGCGTCGCTAAATTCCTATCCACCGATAGTGTCTTAGCGGTATTCGTTGCAGGTATGGTTTTCAGTCAGCTGGTAGGCGGTTCAGATAGAGCGAAAGAAGACAAAGTACAAGAAACCGTTAATCTTTTTTTCACCCTTCCTATTTTCATATTTTTAGGCTTAATGTTACCTATAGATAGTTGGTTTGAGCTTGGGTGGGACGGCGTGTGGTTTGCGCTGGCCATTCTACTTGTTAGGCGCATACCGGTTATTATTGCGCTCTCTACTTTTCTTCCTATATGGAACAATTGGAAGTTAGCCCTATTAGCTGGGCATTTCGGCCCTATAGGGATCTCTGCGCTATTCTACGGTATGGTAATCTTAGATAAGAGTGGACATGATATCGCGTGGACGGCGGGTAGTTTGGTTATTACCGCTTCACTAATTGTTCACGGAGTAACAGCGGCACCTTTGGCTAAACTCTGGGCAGTTAAGAAAGAAGATAAGGAATAA
- a CDS encoding PLP-dependent aminotransferase family protein, which translates to MTLYESLACELKAQIDRGLFEQGDKLPSVRQLSKEHHVSIATVQEAYRVLESQMYVEAKPKSGYFVSSNTTLNNTPKMTKPPQRPMDVSQWEDVLNMLLNTFNKDSGIETRCQFQHAMPNMTAKTLKPLTKRLHELTKNRPLDGMVYGDVKGDQSLRKQLSRLTAASGCRLQSDEFIVTSGCQEALSVCLRAVANAGDVIVVESPGFYGAMQAIKGANLKALEIPTDSETGLSLDALKLALDQWPVKAILVAPTVNNPQGFVMPDDKKKALYDMAREYDVAIIEDDIYGDIAYSYPRPKTVKSFDEDGRVLLCSSFSKTLAPGFRVGWIAPGSFRNKVLHAKYVSSSMCPTLPQLAIASYIEQGGYDKHIRAMRHYYLSARDALRADIKRYFPQDTCVSYPQGGYVLWVELNAKYDAVKLADKAKEHGIYVAPGQMFSATGKYRNCLRFNFIDGSQEVRTQSIKLLGELIESLAE; encoded by the coding sequence ATGACACTGTATGAGTCGCTTGCTTGTGAACTAAAAGCGCAAATAGATCGTGGGCTATTTGAACAAGGAGATAAACTTCCCTCGGTAAGGCAATTGTCTAAAGAGCACCACGTTAGTATCGCTACAGTACAAGAAGCCTATCGGGTTCTAGAGTCTCAAATGTACGTTGAAGCGAAGCCTAAATCAGGCTATTTCGTATCGTCAAATACCACATTGAATAACACGCCCAAAATGACTAAGCCGCCGCAACGGCCGATGGATGTGTCTCAGTGGGAAGATGTACTCAACATGCTGTTGAATACGTTTAACAAAGACAGTGGTATTGAAACGCGATGTCAGTTCCAGCACGCCATGCCTAACATGACCGCAAAAACCCTAAAGCCACTAACAAAACGCCTGCATGAGTTAACAAAGAACAGGCCGCTTGATGGCATGGTGTACGGTGATGTGAAAGGTGATCAGAGCCTTAGAAAACAGCTTAGCAGGCTTACTGCTGCCTCGGGCTGTAGACTGCAGTCGGATGAGTTTATCGTTACATCAGGTTGCCAAGAAGCATTATCGGTATGCCTTCGTGCGGTGGCCAATGCAGGGGATGTAATAGTGGTTGAGTCACCGGGCTTTTACGGTGCCATGCAAGCCATAAAAGGTGCGAATTTAAAAGCACTAGAAATACCTACAGACTCTGAAACTGGCCTGAGTTTAGATGCATTGAAACTGGCGCTAGATCAATGGCCGGTAAAAGCCATATTGGTAGCACCAACGGTCAATAATCCTCAGGGCTTTGTTATGCCCGATGATAAGAAAAAAGCACTTTACGATATGGCAAGAGAATACGATGTCGCCATTATTGAAGATGATATTTACGGAGACATCGCGTATTCCTACCCGCGCCCCAAAACGGTTAAATCGTTTGATGAGGATGGTCGGGTTTTATTGTGTTCGTCATTTTCCAAAACCTTAGCACCAGGGTTTAGGGTGGGGTGGATAGCGCCTGGAAGTTTCAGGAACAAAGTACTTCATGCGAAGTATGTTAGCAGCTCCATGTGCCCCACATTGCCTCAGCTCGCCATAGCAAGTTATATCGAACAAGGCGGTTACGATAAGCACATACGGGCAATGCGCCATTATTATTTGAGTGCACGAGACGCACTTCGCGCTGATATTAAACGCTATTTTCCACAAGATACGTGCGTAAGTTATCCGCAAGGCGGATACGTACTGTGGGTTGAATTAAATGCGAAATACGACGCGGTTAAACTGGCTGATAAAGCCAAAGAGCATGGTATTTATGTTGCCCCTGGGCAAATGTTTTCAGCGACTGGAAAATATCGAAATTGTTTGCGGTTCAATTTTATTGATGGCTCGCAGGAAGTTCGTACACAAAGTATAAAGTTGCTTGGCGAATTGATTGAGTCATTAGCTGAATAA
- a CDS encoding M48 family metallopeptidase, translating to MSEYARYFNGYPQTVVEQALQLIAENKLSHYLVKKYPNVHTITTDKLLYNYATDLKNRYIKNAPPFGRAAFKKQGDMVTNALGTHTYRMQGKTRKHDLAINSDLLHAPEPLLKALVVHELAHFKEKDHNKSFYQLCCYMEPQYHQLELDLRLFCVAVAMGENPYL from the coding sequence GTGAGTGAATACGCACGATATTTTAATGGCTACCCACAGACCGTTGTTGAGCAAGCACTGCAACTAATAGCCGAAAATAAGTTAAGCCATTACCTCGTTAAAAAGTACCCCAATGTGCATACTATAACGACCGACAAGTTACTTTATAATTATGCAACCGACCTAAAAAACCGTTACATAAAAAACGCGCCACCTTTTGGGCGGGCGGCGTTTAAAAAGCAAGGTGATATGGTCACGAATGCGTTGGGTACACATACCTATCGAATGCAGGGCAAAACACGTAAGCATGACTTAGCCATTAACAGCGACTTATTGCACGCCCCCGAGCCTTTATTAAAAGCGCTAGTGGTACATGAACTCGCTCACTTTAAAGAAAAAGACCATAACAAAAGTTTCTATCAACTTTGCTGTTATATGGAGCCGCAATACCATCAGTTAGAATTAGATTTGCGATTGTTTTGCGTTGCCGTTGCTATGGGCGAAAACCCTTACCTATAA
- a CDS encoding CBS domain-containing protein: MYIHEVMTNNTEILPSNTTVMETAKKMAEMKAGLMPVYNNDKLVGIVTDRDLVVNAVAKGVSLDDSISSILSEPVLYCFKDDDTDTVLGNMSKNEVQRLVVLDSEENKQLVGVVSVGDIASKCESSDTAKSIVDCCKHYH, translated from the coding sequence ATGTATATACATGAAGTTATGACTAACAATACCGAAATACTACCTTCTAATACCACAGTGATGGAAACAGCAAAAAAAATGGCCGAAATGAAGGCTGGCCTTATGCCTGTCTACAACAACGATAAACTGGTTGGTATCGTGACTGACAGAGATTTAGTTGTAAATGCAGTGGCAAAGGGAGTCAGCTTAGATGACAGCATTTCCTCTATTTTAAGTGAGCCTGTCCTCTATTGTTTCAAAGACGACGACACCGATACTGTATTAGGGAATATGAGCAAAAATGAGGTTCAACGTCTTGTAGTATTAGATAGTGAAGAAAATAAGCAATTAGTTGGGGTAGTATCGGTAGGTGATATCGCCAGTAAGTGTGAGAGTAGCGATACGGCGAAATCTATAGTGGATTGCTGTAAACATTATCATTAG
- a CDS encoding YHYH protein: MHSIKWFLMAFIFSVTLVGCGGSSDDTSVVDEVSADDDTQDDSADDPVDDAVTTYYNVDLFTVLPLTENEVSCTLENGSETTCYELTFAANTVGDTEGEGTVGPYCPDSISTPRIEAGLGVYDGETNPGFQSLVDAAQGMDADGYDIVDEDGNIRSGGGGDFSYCLSMAFDSSLTVTYLIPVTPEFRSEAYYIPTVGSIGLGINGIPIKGDPPSVTTAEAGIGGTGSGNIPALDHCGGHADPAGYYHWHFIPQSINTVSDAPEYNFTNRYGISCTNTYIEYEDHAAFAGLAKDGFPIYAAYDLIDGANTLPADVATTDECNGHTHATEEFPDGAYHYHALETGAPTVPVCLMGSYVDRNDFTVQ, translated from the coding sequence ATGCATAGTATTAAATGGTTTCTAATGGCGTTCATATTCTCTGTAACCTTAGTGGGTTGTGGTGGGTCAAGTGATGATACAAGTGTTGTGGATGAGGTCAGTGCTGACGATGATACTCAAGATGATTCTGCAGACGACCCAGTGGATGACGCGGTCACTACGTACTACAACGTTGATTTATTTACCGTATTACCACTTACCGAGAACGAAGTGAGCTGTACTCTTGAAAACGGCAGCGAAACCACCTGTTATGAACTAACCTTTGCAGCCAATACCGTGGGTGATACCGAAGGCGAGGGGACCGTTGGGCCTTATTGCCCCGATTCCATTTCTACCCCTAGAATTGAAGCCGGTTTAGGAGTTTACGACGGTGAAACCAATCCTGGCTTTCAGTCGCTCGTTGATGCGGCGCAAGGAATGGACGCAGACGGCTACGATATTGTTGATGAAGATGGGAATATTCGCTCCGGTGGCGGTGGCGACTTCAGTTACTGTTTGTCTATGGCTTTCGATTCAAGTTTAACAGTAACCTATTTAATACCCGTCACCCCAGAATTTCGCTCTGAAGCGTATTATATTCCCACCGTTGGCAGTATCGGTTTAGGTATTAATGGTATTCCAATTAAAGGCGATCCGCCTAGTGTTACGACTGCTGAAGCCGGTATTGGTGGCACGGGTAGCGGAAATATCCCCGCGTTAGATCATTGCGGTGGCCATGCCGATCCTGCCGGATATTATCACTGGCACTTTATTCCTCAATCTATCAATACCGTGTCCGATGCACCAGAATACAACTTCACAAATCGGTACGGTATTAGTTGTACCAATACTTATATTGAGTATGAAGATCACGCGGCGTTTGCTGGCTTAGCGAAAGACGGTTTTCCTATTTACGCCGCTTACGATTTGATTGACGGCGCCAATACCCTTCCTGCTGATGTAGCCACTACTGATGAGTGTAATGGTCATACTCATGCCACGGAAGAGTTCCCAGATGGCGCATACCACTACCACGCCTTAGAAACGGGGGCGCCAACGGTACCGGTCTGTTTGATGGGAAGTTACGTCGATAGAAACGATTTTACAGTTCAATGA